Proteins encoded in a region of the Planococcus citri chromosome 1, ihPlaCitr1.1, whole genome shotgun sequence genome:
- the LOC135838075 gene encoding plexin-A4-like: MKYRENSIAMNIQQLVSILFAYTLTLCTSTDNSAVKSSTKISEKFLVDGEATIFNHLAVDKFGRWVYIGAQDHLYQLSPDLKLQIKYTPQLNPSNCTPDTSDKIPCRHNDTDVLVLDYQNQRLISCTIYSTGTCHAHDIGNISEILTTDKTVVENFLFRPHVTFIAPSLQKNSSITSPVLYMGFVENLFYSEVPTIIIKTLEQKDFLLVPGQNSTLQLKTQDYSYNPRFICGFSVGNISYFLTSEIQHIRPEDKYRISGNTVQAGHLIKIQHKDDKYLYDELFLICDDINKIKNLSDTLSLDITHACIYEASSESATDSHKTEEKIIFAVFDLYLKSYRFSSRNRVGFAVCKYDMNKIQSVDPESTKINGDFVFLHEGNTMVTAMAVTTVENHTILFFGTDQGHLHKVSIRGINSVDNDTVNRYPDTIIDEGSAVNPDMLFDSQQNFLYVMTEKKLAKVKIHNCDQYNTSGACLSAKDPFCGWCFPSKTCGLKTECTQEQNNTKWMSYDIFKHITAFSYYGYAFLRRLEWNDTINSIHSHPPMNNTMICGTYKTCISCVTSTYPCRWHVNKHRCTDSTTWNNNDIVIGGNLDQFYSKKPSRTLDNKYPRDPLYCPQFYTYDPYKSKSQSDLYEPNIYVDVQNKTLQNITVKYKLPQDLINETFSCEFDFEGNKTIQPAKAQVDNTFYAGYVEGQITCGNTTFAYGDLRPNVTVKLSVLQNGSKPLDNPLNTSVILYKCTYGDNNRKTCVQMRYCKWNTESSVCEYVSVNNSAGKEGLSFLCQ; encoded by the coding sequence atgaaatatcGAGAAAATTCCATCGCAATGAATATTCAACAACTTGTTTCCATCCTGTTCGCTTACACATTAACACTTTGCACGAGCACCGATAACTCAGCAGTAAAATCAAGtaccaaaatttctgaaaagtttctGGTAGATGGAGAAGCCACCATATTTAACCATTTGGCAGTAGATAAGTTTGGAAGATGGGTATATATAGGTGCACAAGACCATCTTTATCAACTATCACCAGatctaaaattgcaaattaaataTACTCCTCAACTCAATCCTTCAAATTGTACACCTGACACTTCAGATAAAATTCCATGCCGTCATAATGATACCGATGTATTAGTATTAGACTATCAGAACCAGCGACTGATATCATGTACTATTTATTCTACAGGCACATGTCATGCTCATGATATTGgtaatatttctgaaattttgacaaccGATAAAACCGTTGTAGAGAACTTTTTATTTAGACCACATGTAACCTTCATAGCtccaagtttacaaaaaaactcATCCATAACATCACCTGTACTGTATATGGGctttgtagaaaatttattctattCCGAAGTACCAACAATAATCATCAAAACATTAGAACAAAAAGATTTCTTATTAGTTCCAGGACAAAACTCCACCCTCCAATTAAAAACACAAGACTATTCATACAATCCGAGATTCATTTGCGGTTTTAGTGTTGGAAACATCAGCTATTTTCTCACTAGTGAAATACAACACATCAGACCTGAAGACAAATATCGAATAAGTGGAAATACAGTTCAAGCAGGACACTTGATCAAGATACAGCACAAAGATGACAAGTATTTGTATGATGAGCTTTTTCTAATTTGCGATGATATCAATAAGATTAAAAACCTTTCTGATACACTGTCATTGGATATCACACATGCCTGCATATATGAAGCAAGCAGTGAATCAGCAACAGATTCACACAAGACAGAAGAGAAAATAATATTCGCAGTCTTTGATTTGTATTTGAAGTCATATAGATTTTCATCTCGGAATAGAGTGGGGTTTGCAGTATGCAAGTATGATATGAATAAAATACAATCTGTAGATCCTGAGAGTACTAAAATTAACGGAGATTTTGTATTCTTACACGAAGGTAACACTATGGTGACAGCAATGGCAGTCACCACTGTTGAAAACCACACAATCCTGTTCTTTGGTACAGATCAAGGCCATCTACACAAGGTGTCCATAAGAGGAATTAATTCAGTCGATAATGATACTGTAAATCGCTATCCAGATACCATAATTGATGAAGGATCTGCAGTAAATCCAGATATGCTGTTTGATTCCCAACAAAATTTCTTGTATGTAATGACAGAGAAGAAACTCGCCAAAGTGAAAATACACAACTGTGACCAATATAACACATCTGGCGCATGCTTGAGTGCTAAGGATCCATTCTGTGGATGGTGTTTTCCAAGCAAGACATGTGGTTTGAAAACAGAATGTACTCAAGAACAAAATAATACCAAATGGATGTCATATGATATCTTCAAGCACATAACCGCATTTTCATATTATGGATATGCATTTTTAAGAAGATTAGAGTGGAATGACACAATCAATTCAATACATTCTCATCCACCTATGAATAACACAATGATATGTGGCACGTATAAGACTTGTATTTCTTGTGTAACTTCCACTTACCCATGCAGATGGCATGTGAATAAACACCGGTGTACAGATTCCACAACTTGGAACAACAATGATATAGTAATAGGAGGTAATTTAGATCAATTCTATTCTAAAAAGCCATCTCGTACGTTAGATAACAAATATCCAAGAGATCCATTGTACTGCCCACAATTCTACACTTATGACCCGTATAAATCAAAGTCTCAGTCTGATTTGTACGAACCAAACATTTACGTCGATGTTCAAAACAAAACACTGCAAAACATCACAGTGAAGTACAAACTCCCACAAGATTTAAtcaatgaaacattttcatgtGAATTTGACTTTGAAGGAAACAAGACCATACAGCCTGCAAAGGCACAAGTCGATAATACATTCTACGCAGGTTATGTGGAAGGACAAATCACATGTGGCAATACGACATTTGCATATGGTGATCTGAGACCAAATGTAACTGTTAAATTGTCTGTTTTGCAGAATGGATCAAAACCTCTTGACAACCCGCTCAATACAAGTGTGATATTGTATAAATGTACCTATGGGGACAATAATCGCAAAACTTGTGTGCAAATGAGGTATTGCAAATGGAATACAGAATCTAGTGTGTGTGAATATGTCAGTGTTAATAACTCTGCAGGGAAAGAAGGATTAAGTTTTCTTTGTCAgtag
- the LOC135838123 gene encoding plexin-A3-like, whose amino-acid sequence MIIMRIRQFFPTVFAFTLILYIHINHSDAQSEEDIVTVFPPAKRGPFGHLAVDKYGRWIYIAEPGYLHQLSSDMKLQVKYTIKELADFSNCTTYSCLSELYGNTSISDYNQILALDYQNQQLISCGTFYSGICHAHDMSNISKILATKFEPVVHSDHKNPAVAFTASAPSSLHTSLIPLSTLYVGYVENYTVQVQIRNLGQTHFLSELRENSTFNSINNTICGHGSRFITGFSFQNSSYFLTTNVQIPSTVLNDTTAGLLWGAGYLSKIDHEQEKDLYSGVFITCNSSIQHSAELQIRQAYIYKYVNKSNSASETDLLEVKETFMFTLSTMFVEGRYAGYVVCKYGMNNIHFTSQRNQILNEDLIFFHEGPPEVTAMAVTFVNNHIVLFLGTETGHLMKVSIEGIHSPNAGTANYYSDITIREGCPVNSDLLPNFEKKLYVMTSDNIVGVYMSICYIYNTLYECLRTQDPHCGWCFAKNRCCLISECTDEQNSIAWMSYDIYKHTNTSSISKNKFLQSAEWNETVSFIESHPFDNLTMKCSKYETCSACVNSSYPCKWHVNDHRCTDETVWSSEDIVIGATLDQIQSKIRNNLFYHKFIRDEYFCPQFFPTKHYKPEILINAETEWKGSITIGYRIPTDFPNETFICEFHIEGNKTIQYATSLASRSNLPNTGISEGEIECENVILTYADQKPNITVQLSILWNGSKHLDNPENISATLYKCLYMGNQCKACVSLQYCKWNSEAKQCEHNTINNDWWYKNAKMEQCQDPTISFFTPQLGPWEGGTRISIHISNLGNALPLSWNITVGDTACTAHSQPTDIRTEPLICVVDRCNSTFHNCSGPIKLIAEDLLLTSNTTFQFVDPKINYISPTSGSTSGGTELTINGECLNAGNIIEVYIGDLECVVFERYSKQLKCLTGPSKLSFKTLVNIQFDGHTRTSEQVYEYDENLEADENIQTIPRGVPTGGLNTTIKFDISIRKNITKLQEILFYIHDEENAKIYDSKCEISNISLICPIPNIDLNSNFLDEKKPKHMDYGFKINPSNGENMDDFQITKKYPKFLLYPDSVRDLLQGKIVKQQTTSIIVKWLLENICLFIVGLVILIVLIITISIMYWRKSTARVRKMQKQINVMGMEMIAVSQLVKRVVIEKKLELDENLSQMLKLPNVNITYESYYTSDANQTTPTIDYEIPLDEKWEVPRGNVVLGNFLGEGEFGSVVKGNVSGLSQQDDDTTVAVKMLKSNYKDTDLVNLVMEMELMKLIGRHDNVLGLLGCCTLDGPLYIITEYSPHGNLLDFLRNRHLSSKPKEISIDDLSEKRLVTFALQIATGMEYLASINCIHRDLAARNILIYDDYILKIADFGLARDTGHAEYYKQKTNGRFPVKWMAPEALTHRRYTTQSDVWSYGILLWEMMTFGAVPYSSYNDVDKLLIDIEEGYRMMKPKNCSTTIYSLMMKCWNYLPEERPDFTTIIEDLNVILANDDAIAEQPDPYYLHVITEPSQMENETDSLLEKST is encoded by the exons ATGATCATAATGCGTATTCGTCAATTCTTTCCCACTGTTTTTGCTTTTACATTAATATTGTACATACACATAAACCACTCAGATGCACAATCCGAGGAAGATATCGTGACAGTGTTTCCTCCTGCTAAAAGGGGTCCATTTGGCCATTTGGCAGTAGACAAGTATGGAAGATGGATATATATAGCTGAACCAGGATATCTTCATCAATTATCATCAGACATGAAGTTGCAAGTTAAATATACCATTAAGGAACTAGCTGATTTTTCTAATTGTACAACTTACAGTTGTTTGAGCGAATTGTATGGAAATACGAGTATCAGTGATTATAACCAAATATTAGCATTGGACTATCAGAACCAGCAATTGATATCGTGCGGTACTTTTTACTCAGGTATATGTCACGCTCATGACATGAGTAATATATCGAAAATTTTGGCAACCAAGTTTGAACCAGTCGTACACTCTGACCACAAGAACCCGGCTGTAGCCTTCACGGCATCCGCACCTAGTTCATTACACACCTCGTTAATACCATTGTCCACACTATATGTCGGCTATGTTGAAAACTATACTGTTCAAGTACAGATCAGAAATCTAGGAcaaacacattttttgtcagAACTAAGAGAAAATTCTACCTTCAATTCGATAAACAATACAATATGCGGTCATGGTTCCAGATTCATTAcgggtttcagttttcaaaacagTAGCTACTTTCTCACTACAAATGTCCAAATTCCATCTACTGTGTTAAATGATACAACTGCTGGACTGCTCTGGGGAGCAGGATACCTAAGCAAGATAGATCATGAACAGGAAAAAGATTTATATAGCGGTGTTTTCATAACTTGCAATTCTAGCATACAACATTCAGCTGAACTTCAAATCAGGCAGGCTTATATCTACAAGTATGTGAACAAATCAAACTCTGCATCAGAAACAGATTTACTTGAAGTGAAGGAAACATTTATGTTCACACTTTCCACTATGTTTGTAGAAGGACGATATGCGGGTTATGTAGTATGTAAATATGGTATGAATAACATACATTTTACTTCCCAAAGGAACCAAATACTCAACGAAGATCTCATATTTTTCCACGAGGGTCCGCCAGAAGTAACAGCTATGGCAGTCACATTTGTTAACAACCACATTGTCCTGTTCCTTGGTACAGAAACCGGACATCTGATGAAAGTATCGATTGAAGGAATTCATTCACCCAATGCTGGCACGGCAAATTACTACTCAGATATCACAATTCGTGAGGGATGTCCTGTAAATTCTGATTTGCTGcctaatttcgaaaaaaaattatatgtaatgACTTCAGATAATATCGTGGGAGTCTACATGAGCATTTGTTACATATACAACACATTATATGAATGTTTGCGCACACAAGATCCTCATTGCGGCTGgtgttttgctaaaaatagaTGTTGTTTGATATCAGAATGTACTGATGAACAAAACAGCATCGCATGGATGTCGTATGATATCTATAAACACACGAACacatcttcaatttcaaagaacaaatttttacaatcagCAGAATGGAATGAGACTGTCAGTTTCATAGAATCACATCCTTTTGATAACCTCACAATGAAATGTAGCAAATATGAGACGTGTTCGGCGTGTGTAAATTCAAGTTATCCATGTAAGTGGCATGTGAATGATCACAGGTGTACCGATGAAACAGTCTGGAGCAGTGAGGACATAGTAATAGGGGCTACTTTAGATCAGATTCAGTCTAAAATTCGGAATAACCTATTCTACCACAAATTTATAAGAGATGAGTATTTTTGTCCCCAGTTCTTCCCCACAAAACATTACAAACCAGAAATTCTCATAAATGCTGAGACAGAATGGAAAGGAAGCATCACAATTGGGTATAGAATCCCAACAGATTTCCCAAATGAAACATTTATATGTGAATTTCACATAGAAGGAAATAAGACGATACAATATGCAACTTCGCTCGCTTCAAGGTCTAATTTACCCAATACAGGTATTTCAGAAGGTGAAATTGAATGTGAGAATGTAATACTTACATATGCTGATCAAAAGCCAAACATAACTGTCCAATTGTCAATCTTATGGAATGGATCAAAACATCTTGATAACCCCGAAAATATAAGCGCAACCTTATATAAATGCCTATACATGGGAAATCAGTGTAAAGCATGTGTGAGTCTGCAATATTGCAAATGGAATTCAGAAGCTAAACAATGTGAACACAATACGATTAACAATGACTGGTGGTATAAGAATGCTAAAATGGAACAATGTCAAGATCCAACCATCTCTTTCTTTACACCACAACTAGGACCTTGGGAAGGTGGAACTAGAATATCAATCCATATTAGCAACTTGGGTAATGCATTACCATTGTCTTGGAACATTACAGTAGGTGACACCGCCTGCACTGCACATTCACAACCAACTGACATTAGAACAGAACCATTAATCTGTGTAGTGGATCGATGTAATTCAACATTTCACAATTGTAGTGGACCAATTAAACTTATTGCAGAAGATTTACTTTTGACATCAAATACTACCTTCCAATTTGTTGATCCTAAAATCAATTACATCTCTCCAACAAGTGGATCGACAAGTGGTGGCACTGAGTTAACAATTAATGGCGAATGTTTGAACGCTGGTAATATAATTGAAGTTTATATAGGTGATTTGGAATGTGTCGTATTTGAACGTTATTCAAAGCAACTGAAATGCTTGACAGGTCCATCTAAATTGTCCTTCAAAACTCTTGTCAATATACAGTTTGACGGGCATACTCGAACATCTGAACAAGTTTAtgaatatgatgaaaatttagaagCAGATGAAAACATTCAAACAATACCTAGAGGCGTTCCAACAGGCGGACTGAATACAACAATAAAATTTGATATATCTATTCGAAAGAACATCACAAAACTGCAAGAAATCTTATTCTACATTCATGATGAAGAGAACGCAAAGATATATGACAGCAAATGTGAAATATCTAACATTTCCCTGATTTGCCCAATACCAAACATTGATCTTAACAGTAATTTTCTTGATGAAAAGAAACCCAAACATATGGATTATGGTTTCAAAATAAACCCTTCGAATGGAGAAAACATGGACGATTTccagattacaaaaaaataccccaAGTTTCTACTTTACCCAGATTCAGTTCGTGATCTTTTACAAGGAAAAATCGTTAAACAACAAACTACATCAATCATAGTCAAATGGTTATTAGAAAACATCTGCTTGTTCATAGTAGGGTTAGTGATTCTCATTGTACTCATAATTACAATATCAATCATGTATTGGAGAAAATCCACTGCAAGGgtaagaaaaatgcaaaaacagaTAAATGTAATGGGAATGGAAATGATAGCGGTGTCACAATTGGTTAAAAGAgtagtaattgaaaaaaaattggaactggatgaaaatttatcacaaaTGCTT AAATTACCAAATGTCAACATCACATATGAATCCTACTATACATCAGATGCCAATCAAACAACACCAACGATTGATTATGAGATACCACTAGATGAAAAGTGGGAAGTTCCAAGAGGAAACGTTGTTCTTGGGAACTTTCTAGGAGAAGGAGAATTCGGAAGTGTTGTCAAAGGAAATGTTTCGGGCCTCTCACAACAAGATGATGACACAACAGTAGCAGTAAAGATGTTGAAAA GTAACTACAAAGACACAGACTTGGTCAACTTGGTGATGGAAATGGAATTGATGAAACTTATTGGCAGACACGACAATGTACTTGGTCTACTCGGATGTTGTACACTTGATGGGCCATTGTACATTATCACCGAATACTCTCCACATGGGaatttactcgattttcttAGGAATCGCCATCTCTCTTCCAAACCCaaggaaatttcaattgatGACTTGTCTGAAAAACGTTTAGTCACATTTGCACTACAAATAGCAACAGGCATGGAGTATTTAGCTTCCATAAAC TGTATCCATAGAGACCTAGCAGCTCGAAATATCTTAATATATGATGATTATATCTTGAAAATCGCCGATTTTGGATTAGCCAGAGATACTGGACATGCTGAATACTACAAACAAAAAACCAATGGAAGATTCCCAGTCAAGTGGATGGCACCAGAAGCTTTAACACACAGACGTTACACAACTCAATCTGATGT ATGGTCATATGGCATACTGCTGTGGGAAATGATGACTTTTGGTGCTGTCCCATACTCGTCATACAATGATGTAGACAAATTGCTGATAGATATTGAAGAAGGCTATCGTATGATGaaacccaaaaattgttcaacaacAAT ATACTCCCTAATGATGAAATGCTGGAATTATTTACCTGAAGAACGACCAGACTTTACAACAATCATTGAAGATTTGAATGTCATTCTGGCAAATGATGACGCA ATAGCAGAACAACCTGATCCTTATTACTTACATGTTATCACCGAACCCAGTCAAATGGAAAATGAAACTGATAGTCTGTTGGAGAAGTCTACTTGA